In Methylobacterium sp. WL1, the sequence TCAGGATGCGTTCGCAGGCCCCGACGACCTTCGTGCGGTCTGTGATCGGATTGCTATGATAGAGTTCGTTGCGAGCTTCCTTGATGACCCGCATCGTATCCTCGAACATCTTTCTGCCGAGCTTGAAGCCGAGTTCTGCATCCGAGCAGAACATTCCGCGTGTCATCGACCAGTCTGCACTGAGGATGTTCCACAGGTCGCCGAGGTTGAGGGTGTAGAAAAACTCATCGGTGCGACCCGGTCCGGAGACGCTCTGCACGTGGAGCGGATTGGCAATGGTATCGAATGCCCGCCAGACCGCCTTTAAGAAGGCAGCGCTCACGGGGATCGTCCAAATGGTTGGGAGGGCTTGAGCCGTCTGGCCGCGTGCCCGGGCATCCCGGATCAAGGTCCACCAATGCACGCCGTTGAACTTGATCGCTGACTGCTCTGCGAGGGCCGACCTGAGGCCGTTCTCCACCGCGAACAGGAATGGGTAGATCGCGGAGAATTCCTTGATCTTCCGGGTGTAGATCTGATGCACCAGGGATCGCTGTGCGTCAGGTGGTACCAACCGGAGCTTGCGTATTTCCGTGGCCTCGCGAATCGCGTCCCGGAGCAGCGTTGGGTTCAGCGTCCGCATGTCCTTGTCGAGCAAGTCGACCTCATGCGAGCGAGGCGTGAACGTCAGGTACGCTCCGAGCAGTTCGCGAGTCGGGACATGGCGCTTCGAGATAGGCATCAGCACTTGTGATGGTCTGAGTCTCGCCTTATAACACCTACTCGCTTGGTGGCGGCGCAATGGTGTCGCGAGCCCATGGGATTGCCATGGCACCTTGAGAGTCTAAACCAAAATTTTTGAAAGGCGTGGCTCTTAGGGGTCGCGCCTTTTTCTGCTTATAGACTGTCTCGAGCGTCAATTGCCGCGTGCGCTATACTGAGATGGGCGCACTTCTTTTCAGTGCCGAGCGATGCATTTGGCTCCCTACAATCGGCTGCGCCGACCGACCCCTGGAGTCGTTCCACCCCCAAATCCAAAGAAAACCGGGATGATTCCACCCCCCTGGGACGTGCGCTCGCGCACGGACCGAGCCCCCATGCTGCGCTGCACCCTGGCATCACCGCGCCGCGACGCCACCTCGGCGTTTGAGTTTCGGACGCGGCGTCGCCGCACCAGCACGAGGTATCCATGCCGTCCCTGCACGACCCGATCCGCATCGGCGCCATCGAGGCGAAGAACCGGATCTTCATGGCCCCGCTCACCCGCGGCCGCGCCACCCGCGAGCACGTGCCGACCCCGATCATGGCCGAGTATTACACCCAGCGCGCCGGCGCCGGGCTGATCCTCACGGAGGCCACCGGCATCTCCCAGGAGGGCCTGGGCTGGCCGTTCGCGCCGGGGATCTGGTCCGACGCGCAGGTCGATGCCTGGCGGCCGATCGTGAAGGCCGTGCACGACCGCGGTGGCAAGATCGTCTGCCAGATCTGGCACATGGGCCGGCTGGTCCATCCGGACTTCCTCGGCGGCGAGAAGCCGGTCTCGGCCTCGCCCATCGTGGCCCCGGACCAAGCGCACACCTATTCCGGCAAGAAGCCCTACGCCGAGCCGCGCGCGCTGGAGGTCTCCGAGATCCCGCGTCTGCTGGCCGATTACGAGCGCGCCACCGCCAACGCCCTGGCGGCCGGCTTCGACGGGGTGCAGATCCACGCCGCGAACGGCTACCTGATCGACGAGTTCCTGCGCGACGGCAGCAACCACCGCACCGACGCGTACGGCGGCACGATCGCCAACCGCGTGCGGCTGCTGCGCGAGGTGACCGACGCGGTCGCGGGCGTCGCCGGGCCGGAGCGCACCGGGGTGCGCCTGTCGCCCAACGGCGCGATCCAGGGCACCAACGATTCGAACCCGGAGCCCCTGTTCGTGGCCGCCGCCCAGGCGCTCGCCGACAGCGGCATCGCCTTCCTGGAGATGCGTGAGCCCGGCCCGGACGGGACCTTCGGCAAGGCCGACCACCCGCCGATCGCCCCGGCGATGCGCAAGGTGTTCCGCAACCCGATGATCCTCAACGCCGATTACGACGGGGTCAGCGGCCAGAAGGTGCTGGACGCGGGCGACGCCGACGCGATCGCGTTCGGCCGGACCTACATCGCCAACCCGGACCTGGTCGAGCGTATCGCCAAGGGCGCCCCGCTCGCCAAGGACGAGGCCGCGACCTGGTACAGCCAGGGGCCGCAGGGCTACACCGACTACCCGACGCACGGCGAAGCCCGCGCAGCCTGATCGACCGGCACGGCGCCGGGGCCCGCGCGGCGGGTCCCGGTGCCGGATGCCGTCTCGATCGACAGGCCAACGCCGGCCGCGTGGACCGCCTCGTCATTCCGGGGCGCCGCAGGCGAGCCCGGATTGCAGGGTCACCGACGGCGCAAGGCCTCGCGATGTCGGCGGATCCGGATCCCGGGCCCCGGCATGGCGCAGCGAACCGCGCGCGTCCCCGCGACGATCAAGCCGGCCGAAAACGGGCGCGGTCCATACGGAATGGTGCAGAGTCCGGGCGCCGCGCCGACGCCGGGTGGATCAGCCGCCCCAGGGCGGCGATGTCGCCGACCCGACTGCGCGGGCCGGTGAAGCGAATACCCCGCCGCGCACCCTGATACGGGGCCTTAATACGCGGCCATGCCTATGCAGCCGCCCGTCGCGCGCCTATGTGAGCGCCAGACCATGGATGTGCCGCCCCCCAATTCACGCGCGGACCGCGAACCGACCGACCGGCTCTGGAGCAGAGCGGACCGGCTGGCGGAACTGCACGACCTCGCCATCCTCGATAGCGCGCCCGAGCCGCTCTACGACGACCTCGTCCGCATCGCCGCCCATGTCTGCCGGGCGCCGGTGGCCCTGGTCAGCCTGGTCGATGCCGAGCGGCAATGGTTCAAGTCGGAATTCGGCCTCGGCCAGCGGGAATTGCCGATCAACTGCTCGGTCTGCGCCCACACGATCGAGGCCGGCGACTGCCTCATCATCCCGGATCTCGCCGACGACCCGCGCACCATCGACAACCCTCTGGTGACCGGCGGGGCGGGCTTCCGCTTCTACGCG encodes:
- a CDS encoding alkene reductase, which produces MPSLHDPIRIGAIEAKNRIFMAPLTRGRATREHVPTPIMAEYYTQRAGAGLILTEATGISQEGLGWPFAPGIWSDAQVDAWRPIVKAVHDRGGKIVCQIWHMGRLVHPDFLGGEKPVSASPIVAPDQAHTYSGKKPYAEPRALEVSEIPRLLADYERATANALAAGFDGVQIHAANGYLIDEFLRDGSNHRTDAYGGTIANRVRLLREVTDAVAGVAGPERTGVRLSPNGAIQGTNDSNPEPLFVAAAQALADSGIAFLEMREPGPDGTFGKADHPPIAPAMRKVFRNPMILNADYDGVSGQKVLDAGDADAIAFGRTYIANPDLVERIAKGAPLAKDEAATWYSQGPQGYTDYPTHGEARAA